The DNA window GGATGCCAGGTCCTTCGGAGTACCTCAGGATGACGTGGGAAGCCGGTCAGGCCGGCTCGAGCTTCCAGTACCCGCCGCTGATCAGGTCGCGCGATTCGACCCACTTCCAGCATCCCGGCGATTCGACGATTTCCCGCCGAACGGTTTTGTACCCGCCCGGATCGATGCAGACGCGCTCGCGGCGGATGATCTGCACATTCCCCTCCCAGGACACCGTCTCGCGAACTTCGTATCGCGCTGGCGACCAGACCTGTTCGTAGACGACGCGGACGACAGGTTCCACCCATACCCGCTTGCGGATCACCTGATAGACCGGCTCCACCCAGACCCGCCGATACTGTACCTCGTGCCGCGTTGGCGGCATCGGGCGAACGTATTGTTCGTCCACCCAACTCGGCAGCTTGCCGTCGAGCTGGTTGACATCCACCCACACCTGTCCGTGTGTGGGGGACGTCATGGAACCGAACATCATCGTGGCGAACAGAGCTGCAAGGCTGAAGACGCGAGTATTCATGGCAACCTCCGGCGAACATCGTCCCCAATTCAATAGACGGCCGTGGCAGCCGGAAGTTGCAGGCACAGCACCGAATCGGGACGCGCGCCAGCCAACGAAAGCGGGCGACCCATGGGGTCGCCCGCGAAGTGTTCGATCTCGGTTACTCCGTTAGGAAGCCAGCGTCGCGTACATCGGCTGACGGATCTGGGTCGAGCGTGGGGCTGGGGATTCCTCGGCGATCGGCATGGTGCCGACGTCGGCCCAGTCGCAGGTGAGCCAGATCGTTGTCGGACGGGTCGGCGGCTCGGCCAGGATTCCTTGGACAGCCTCGACGACCTTGCCGATCCCAACGAAGTAGCCGCTGCAGTCTGGCGTCGTCTCGTCCTTGCACCCGATCGCAGCCAACGCAACATCGACGGCGGCATTGTCGGCGATCGCGGCTTTGGCGAGCCTGGCGGCCGGGATCGATTCGCACACGAACGCGACTGCACCGTCGCCGAGCAGCGTTGCCACTTCCCCCGGCGCGCAGGTGTCAATTACCGCATCAGGCGCATACCGCTGGGCGGCCTGCCGAAGTGCCTGCGTGACGGCCGATCGTCCGGGGGCCTCGACGGCGACCAACCGGCGATGACCGGACAGCAGCAGGTCGCGGCCGATTTTCATCCCCGCCAGTGCGATATCAGGCATGACGCAGTGCATTGAGAACGTGCGGGGCTCGTGCCCGATCGCGACGAGGGGCAAGGTGCGGACGATCAGGCTTCGGACGGTCGCTTCCGGTGCGCCGAAGAGGTCGAGTACGGCGCTGAATGGGGTCAGAAAGCTGGGTCGAATCTGGGACGGGTCGGCACAAACGATCATTTCAGGGTTCACGTCACGAAGCCGTCGGACAAGATCGGATTCGGCACCCGCCGGGTCGGTCAGGACGAGCCAGCGGCCCATGCCGGCGGCAGCGGGTGCGGTGCCTTTGACGTAGGTGCCGCGACCGATGCTGCGGTCGAGCAGTCCCTCGGCGGCAAGATCGGTTAGGGCTTTGCTGAGCGTCTTGGCATTGACGTGAAAGCGTTTGGCGAGCTGGCGTTCCCCGGGAAGCTTGGATTCGAACTCGCCGGAAAGGATGGCTTCGCGAAGTTTTTCACGAAGTCGCTGAAACTTGTAGCTCAGGCGAGCGTCGGCAGGGCCGGCCGTTGTATCGGTCGTCGCCTTCTCCGAAGGCGTGGACCGCTCTTCCGCGGGTGTCTCTACATGTAATTCCACGAAATACTCCAACGAACAACGATTGAGGGTCCAGTCGGGGGCGGCATCCGTCGCCGCGGAAGCCGCCGCGGCGTCGCGCCGGCTTCCCCTTTGGAACATGAACCCTCCACCATCTTCGACACGATGGGCCGCTCCCTTTGAATGAAACTGGAACAATTACAGGTTCTTGGCACGTTGCTGCAACGCTTGAAATATAAATAACTTACAAGCGACGAAGTGCCTACAAATGGCACCGCATGCCTATCCTGCGTGGCAACAGTATGGCCGGGATTTCCCGATCAGCCGGCGTATCCGGCGCTATCATCCGCCGATGCTTCGATGGCAGGATGACCTCTACCTTCCGGCTTGTTCCCTCTACCTGGACAGCCGTCGGCCTCGCCCGTTCTGCTTTGTATCGCACGCGCACAGCGACCATCTTCCCCAGGATGGTGCCCATGAAAGGGTGATCTCGACCGCCCAGACTCTGGTGCTTGCCAATCACCGCCTTGGAAAACTGTCCATCGCCGCGCCGACGGCGGAGTCTGTCCAATCGATTGATCCTGACACGCGGATCTCGCTGCTGCCGGCGGGGCATGTGCTCGGCAGCGCAATGATTCGCGTGGAACGCCCGGAAGGTTCGCTGCTCTACACCGGCGACTTTAAGCTGCGGCCGAGCCTGACCGTCGCGACCGCCGAACCCACGCCCGCCGACATACTGGTTATGGAAAGCACCTACGGGCTTTCCATGTTTCGCTTTCCACCCTGGCAGCAGACGCACGCACGGTTGGTGGAACTGGTGGGTGCCGCTCTGGCCGAGGGTCGTCAGCCGATCGTGCTCGGCTACTCCCTGGGGAAGGCGCAGGAGATCGTGCGGATTCTCACGGACAACGGTTTGCGCGTGACCTGTCACGGCGCGGTGGCGGCGATCAACGAGATTTACGAATCACTGGGAACGCCGCTGGGTGCGTTTCGTCGATACCGGCCCGAAGACTTCCACGGCCCAACGTCGCTGGACCTGGCCGAGCGAGGCGTGCTGGTCGCGCCACCACAGGTCGCGCGGTCGGCGTTCGTCAATCGGTTCTCCAGCCCCTTGACGATCCTGATGTCCGGCTGGGGGATGCAGAAGAACGCCAGGTATCGTTACGGCGTCGATGAGGTGCTGCCGCTATCGGATCACGCCGACTTTGGCGAACTGCTGGAACTAGTCGAGCGTGTATCACCCCGGAAGGTGTACACGCACCACGGGTACGCCGAGTTCGCCGAGACACTGCGGGCCAGGGGAATCGACGCCGAACTGGCTCGTCCGGAGGCACAGATGCGTCTGTTCTGACGCTACCGTTTCGAACCCTTGTATGTCGGGCGTAGGTGCACCTTAGGTGCGACCGCTAAACAGACAGGCGGGGCAGATCCAGTCACCCGGGTCGGCGGGGTGCTTCAGGTTTGGGCGGCGCGGTGGGCTTGGGCGGGGCGACGTAGCGACTGTTCGTCGGTAGTGCATTGCCCGTCTGCCTTGTCGTGCTAGCACTTGCCGGTTCTGAACGAGCGGTGTCCGTCGATTGCTTATTGCCTTCGGCGGTTGCGTCGCGCGGGGCGGGAAGCGTGGGGCCTTCGGTCAGTGAGCGAGGACCGTTAGCGGATCCTTCACGGGTTGGCGACGGATTTGGTTCGTTCGGGTCGCGGTACGACGCGGGTGCCGGAGGGTCGAACGCCTGAACCGTTGAAGGCTTGCGAGCCGGTGTCGGCGGCTCGAACGGAACCGACAACAACGGCGTCGGAACGGACGGCGTTACGGCGGAGGCTCGCGTTGTCGGTGCCGATGTCGGCGCCGATATCGGTCCAGGTGCTGGCTGCGTGGCTGGTATCGTCGGCCGAGTCGTCGATTTCTTTGGGTCCGACGGACGACCCATCTCGATCGGCGTTTCAAGGGGCATCAGTTCCGATGGCGCAACCGGACGCCATCGTTCGGACGGGGAACCGGGAAAGGCTGGCTGGCGCGGTTCGGCGACAAACGGCGGTCCAGGGACGACCGGCTGCGTGTCAGGTGGGGTCAGCAGACCGGGCTGCTCCCGCTGAGGCGGAATCGCCGGCAATGCTGGAAGGAGTGGCAGTTCGACACGGCTATCGGTGCGATCATCGGCGATCTTATCGTCGC is part of the Humisphaera borealis genome and encodes:
- a CDS encoding GntR family transcriptional regulator — encoded protein: MFQRGSRRDAAAASAATDAAPDWTLNRCSLEYFVELHVETPAEERSTPSEKATTDTTAGPADARLSYKFQRLREKLREAILSGEFESKLPGERQLAKRFHVNAKTLSKALTDLAAEGLLDRSIGRGTYVKGTAPAAAGMGRWLVLTDPAGAESDLVRRLRDVNPEMIVCADPSQIRPSFLTPFSAVLDLFGAPEATVRSLIVRTLPLVAIGHEPRTFSMHCVMPDIALAGMKIGRDLLLSGHRRLVAVEAPGRSAVTQALRQAAQRYAPDAVIDTCAPGEVATLLGDGAVAFVCESIPAARLAKAAIADNAAVDVALAAIGCKDETTPDCSGYFVGIGKVVEAVQGILAEPPTRPTTIWLTCDWADVGTMPIAEESPAPRSTQIRQPMYATLAS
- a CDS encoding MBL fold metallo-hydrolase RNA specificity domain-containing protein; the encoded protein is MLRWQDDLYLPACSLYLDSRRPRPFCFVSHAHSDHLPQDGAHERVISTAQTLVLANHRLGKLSIAAPTAESVQSIDPDTRISLLPAGHVLGSAMIRVERPEGSLLYTGDFKLRPSLTVATAEPTPADILVMESTYGLSMFRFPPWQQTHARLVELVGAALAEGRQPIVLGYSLGKAQEIVRILTDNGLRVTCHGAVAAINEIYESLGTPLGAFRRYRPEDFHGPTSLDLAERGVLVAPPQVARSAFVNRFSSPLTILMSGWGMQKNARYRYGVDEVLPLSDHADFGELLELVERVSPRKVYTHHGYAEFAETLRARGIDAELARPEAQMRLF